One window from the genome of Cyclobacterium amurskyense encodes:
- a CDS encoding MGH1-like glycoside hydrolase domain-containing protein, which produces MNIELKRLKEDREKTRHWKKWGPYLTERQWGTVREDYSPDGSAWENVTHDDARSKAYRWGEEGIGGISDNKQKLCIAWAFWNGKDEMIKERLFGLTGNQGNHGEDVKELYYYLDSSPTHSYMKMLYKYPQSKFPYKELLDENHRRGKEDKEYEILDTGVFDNNAYFDIYLEYAKEDIEDIVCKATIHNRGSEEATICVMPTIWFRKTWFTGDEPFIPTLRKNGENKIKAFSPKSGNYSFIFQGEPELKFCDNETNRERLYHIGNQKKYLKDAINDYVINGEVVHLNPNNSGTKSAAIYNLTIPAGGKSEVIFRMQKMQTEDPIEHAEEILKNRIEDTETFYGVLQGRVKDDQMRMIQRQAYAGMLWTKQFYYYNVERWLEGDSGRYQPPQERKSGRNSNWRHLQNYDIISMPDKWEYPWYAAWDLAFHTIPLARLDPDFAKDQLLVLLNDWYMHPNGQMPAYEWNFNDVNPPVHAWAVQRVYQIDRKNNENKVGDHEFLERAFHKLLLNFTWWVNQKDEEGKNIFEGGFLGLDNISVFDRSHVDKFFGKLEQADATSWMAMFSLNMLRISLDLCEFNKVYQHTATKFLEHFLNIAGAMSNISKDNISLWDDEDNFFYDVLHLSGEEPKLMKVKSIVGIIPMFAVEPIREELFDDLPEFKKRLDFFFKERPKLAALVSNWIHPGRDKRRLFSLLRGHRMKSILNKMLDEKEFLSEFGIRSLSKDHLEHPYSVQINGNKFSIRYAPGESETTMFGGNSNWRGPIWFPINYLIIESLKKFDYYYGGTFSIEYPTGSGKYITLDLIAKELSLRLINIFMKDKDGNRPIYADNEKMQKDPHFQDLILFYEYFHGDNGRGLGASHQTGWTGLVAELIHKYHKEQEFYPNAATEFSS; this is translated from the coding sequence ATGAATATAGAGTTAAAGCGATTGAAGGAAGACCGGGAAAAGACCCGGCATTGGAAAAAGTGGGGTCCTTACCTTACTGAAAGGCAATGGGGAACTGTTCGGGAAGATTATAGTCCAGATGGGTCAGCTTGGGAAAATGTAACCCACGACGACGCAAGAAGTAAGGCGTATCGTTGGGGAGAAGAAGGCATCGGAGGAATTAGCGACAACAAACAAAAACTATGCATTGCATGGGCTTTTTGGAACGGCAAGGATGAAATGATCAAAGAAAGGTTATTTGGCCTAACTGGAAATCAGGGGAACCATGGTGAAGATGTTAAGGAGTTGTACTATTACTTGGACTCCTCTCCCACACATAGCTACATGAAAATGCTCTACAAGTATCCACAGAGCAAATTCCCTTACAAAGAACTCCTTGATGAAAATCATAGAAGAGGAAAAGAAGATAAAGAATACGAGATTTTAGATACTGGTGTCTTTGATAACAATGCCTATTTCGATATTTATTTGGAATATGCCAAAGAAGATATTGAAGACATTGTTTGTAAAGCCACCATACATAATAGAGGTTCTGAGGAAGCTACCATTTGTGTTATGCCTACCATTTGGTTTAGAAAAACCTGGTTTACAGGAGATGAGCCATTTATCCCCACTTTAAGAAAAAATGGGGAAAATAAGATTAAAGCATTTTCTCCTAAATCAGGTAATTATAGCTTTATCTTTCAGGGAGAGCCTGAGTTGAAATTCTGTGACAATGAAACCAATAGAGAACGGTTATATCACATAGGCAATCAGAAAAAATACCTTAAGGATGCCATCAATGATTATGTCATTAATGGAGAAGTGGTTCACCTGAACCCAAATAATTCGGGAACAAAGTCCGCTGCTATTTACAATTTGACAATTCCAGCTGGAGGAAAGTCAGAAGTCATTTTCAGAATGCAAAAAATGCAAACTGAAGACCCAATTGAGCATGCTGAAGAAATACTAAAAAACCGGATTGAGGACACGGAAACCTTTTATGGAGTCCTACAAGGAAGAGTAAAAGACGATCAAATGCGTATGATCCAAAGACAAGCCTACGCAGGCATGCTATGGACCAAGCAATTCTATTATTATAATGTAGAGCGTTGGTTGGAAGGAGACTCAGGAAGATATCAGCCACCTCAGGAAAGGAAATCCGGAAGAAATAGCAATTGGCGCCATCTTCAGAATTACGATATAATCTCCATGCCAGACAAATGGGAATACCCATGGTATGCAGCCTGGGACCTGGCTTTCCATACCATCCCACTTGCCCGATTGGATCCGGATTTCGCAAAAGATCAATTGCTTGTATTGCTGAATGATTGGTACATGCATCCCAATGGGCAAATGCCTGCCTATGAATGGAATTTTAACGATGTCAACCCTCCTGTCCATGCCTGGGCTGTACAGCGGGTATATCAGATCGATAGAAAAAACAACGAAAATAAAGTTGGGGATCATGAATTCCTAGAGAGGGCATTTCACAAACTGCTATTAAATTTCACTTGGTGGGTTAACCAAAAAGATGAAGAAGGCAAGAATATTTTTGAGGGTGGATTCCTTGGACTTGACAATATAAGTGTATTTGACAGAAGCCATGTAGACAAGTTTTTCGGTAAGCTAGAACAAGCAGATGCCACCTCTTGGATGGCCATGTTTAGCCTCAATATGCTCAGAATCTCACTGGATCTCTGTGAATTCAACAAAGTTTACCAGCATACTGCCACTAAATTTCTGGAGCACTTTCTCAATATCGCTGGAGCCATGAGCAATATCTCAAAGGATAACATTAGCCTTTGGGACGATGAAGATAACTTCTTTTATGATGTGCTGCACCTTTCAGGGGAGGAACCCAAGCTTATGAAAGTAAAGTCCATTGTAGGCATTATTCCAATGTTTGCTGTGGAACCTATTCGGGAAGAATTATTTGATGATTTACCGGAATTTAAGAAGAGGCTGGATTTTTTCTTTAAAGAAAGACCAAAATTGGCCGCTCTTGTTTCAAACTGGATTCATCCGGGTAGAGATAAAAGGAGGCTTTTCTCATTATTAAGAGGCCATCGCATGAAAAGCATTCTCAATAAAATGCTTGATGAAAAGGAATTTCTGTCTGAATTTGGAATTAGATCACTTTCCAAAGATCATTTGGAACATCCTTACTCGGTACAAATCAACGGCAATAAATTTTCCATTAGGTATGCCCCAGGCGAATCCGAAACAACAATGTTTGGAGGGAATAGCAACTGGCGTGGTCCAATATGGTTTCCTATCAATTATTTGATAATTGAGTCCCTGAAAAAATTTGATTACTATTATGGAGGTACTTTCTCCATTGAGTACCCTACAGGATCAGGAAAATACATCACCTTGGATCTGATAGCTAAAGAATTATCCCTTAGGCTGATCAATATCTTTATGAAAGATAAAGACGGAAATCGCCCAATTTATGCAGATAATGAAAAAATGCAAAAAGACCCTCATTTCCAGGACCTAATTCTTTTTTACGAATATTTCCATGGAGACAATGGTCGGGGCTTAGGTGCCTCTCACCAAACAGGTTGGACTGGCTTGGTTGCCGAATTGATTCATAAATACCATAAAGAACAGGAATTTTATCCCAATGCTGCTACCGAATTTAGTTCCTAA
- a CDS encoding bifunctional ADP-dependent NAD(P)H-hydrate dehydratase/NAD(P)H-hydrate epimerase, translating into MQKILLGKQVKELDALFVSESGISSYQLMERAANKFCQWFIAHFKKGCKINICCGTGNNGGDGLAIARLLSEQGYVINVAIIGNPEKGSIDFINNLKELPRSIATSNWRELKSAEITIDAIFGVGINRALEGEYLDLVQKLNKEQGVKISVDMPSGLPSDTPADGEVFHADHTVSFQFPKLSLLFPEHAKYVGELVIKKIGMEPKHFDSFSSSYRFFSGESLSSYHKKFHSFSHKGDFGRIVLIGGSYGKMGSICLSIKASLRTGAGLVFCKVPGCGVNIVQSSIPEAMVLPPSLERDIDTNLEFSGIDAIGIGPGLGTGENAQKLVRKVLKSFAGPTVVDADAINILGEKRDWINLLHSNVILTPHLKEFERLTGVKSDNHLQRIELAKEFCMKHNCSLVLKGAFSVLSFPDGSQVFNNSGTVYMATGGSGDVLTGMLTSFLGQGYTMKQAAICGVFHHGHAGELAGKALRRGTMASDIVENIPKSFLDWDIK; encoded by the coding sequence ATGCAAAAAATATTATTAGGAAAGCAAGTAAAAGAGCTTGATGCATTGTTTGTAAGTGAATCAGGCATTAGTTCCTATCAATTAATGGAAAGGGCGGCAAATAAATTTTGCCAATGGTTTATTGCGCATTTCAAGAAAGGCTGCAAGATAAATATTTGCTGTGGTACGGGAAATAATGGAGGGGATGGACTGGCCATTGCCAGGTTGTTGTCCGAACAAGGTTATGTTATAAATGTTGCGATAATAGGTAATCCTGAAAAAGGGTCAATTGATTTTATCAATAACCTTAAAGAATTGCCAAGAAGCATAGCTACAAGCAATTGGAGAGAATTAAAATCCGCTGAAATCACCATTGATGCCATTTTTGGCGTAGGGATAAACCGAGCACTTGAAGGGGAGTACCTCGACTTGGTTCAAAAGCTTAACAAGGAACAAGGTGTAAAAATCAGCGTTGATATGCCTTCTGGCCTTCCTTCGGATACTCCGGCTGATGGTGAGGTGTTTCATGCTGATCATACGGTTAGTTTTCAATTTCCTAAGTTGTCCCTGCTTTTTCCAGAACATGCCAAATATGTAGGTGAATTGGTGATCAAAAAAATAGGAATGGAGCCTAAGCACTTTGATTCTTTTTCTTCTAGCTATCGTTTTTTCTCAGGTGAATCTCTTTCAAGTTATCATAAGAAATTCCATTCGTTTAGTCATAAAGGAGATTTCGGCCGTATTGTATTGATCGGAGGAAGCTATGGCAAAATGGGTTCTATTTGCCTTAGCATAAAGGCTTCTTTGCGTACAGGGGCGGGGCTTGTGTTTTGCAAAGTGCCAGGATGCGGAGTAAATATTGTTCAATCTTCCATTCCCGAGGCCATGGTATTGCCCCCTTCTTTAGAGAGGGACATTGATACCAACCTCGAGTTTTCAGGAATAGATGCCATTGGGATTGGTCCAGGCTTAGGTACAGGAGAAAATGCTCAAAAACTTGTTAGGAAAGTCCTTAAATCCTTTGCTGGCCCCACTGTTGTGGATGCTGATGCCATCAATATCTTAGGAGAGAAGCGGGATTGGATCAACTTATTGCATTCAAATGTGATCCTCACCCCACATTTGAAAGAATTTGAGCGGCTGACAGGGGTGAAGTCCGACAACCACTTACAACGCATTGAATTGGCGAAAGAATTTTGTATGAAACACAATTGTAGCTTGGTTTTAAAAGGAGCTTTCAGTGTGCTAAGCTTCCCTGATGGAAGCCAGGTCTTCAATAATTCTGGAACGGTTTATATGGCTACTGGTGGATCAGGAGATGTGCTTACTGGTATGCTTACTTCTTTTTTAGGACAAGGTTATACCATGAAACAGGCAGCCATATGTGGGGTATTCCATCATGGACATGCCGGTGAATTGGCAGGAAAGGCACTGAGAAGGGGGACCATGGCTTCTGACATCGTTGAAAATATTCCCAAAAGCTTTCTAGACTGGGACATTAAGTAA
- a CDS encoding ribonuclease HII: MLLPNLVPNRLEAGCDEVGRGCLCGPVTAAAVILPEDYANEWINDSKKLTKGNREKLTEEIKANSLTWAIASATVEEIDEINILNASFLAMNRAIEALKIKPEFLLIDGNRFNPIHDIPYECIIKGDGKYASIAAASILAKTYRDDLMANLAVDFPGYGWEKNVGYPTKSHRLGIKEFGPTPHHRQSFKLLPE, encoded by the coding sequence ATGCTGCTACCGAATTTAGTTCCTAATAGATTAGAAGCCGGATGTGATGAGGTAGGCAGGGGTTGCCTTTGTGGGCCAGTGACTGCTGCTGCCGTTATCCTTCCGGAGGATTACGCCAACGAATGGATCAATGACTCCAAGAAACTTACAAAAGGCAACCGGGAAAAGCTCACAGAAGAAATAAAAGCCAATTCCTTGACTTGGGCCATTGCCAGTGCCACAGTTGAAGAAATCGACGAAATCAATATCTTAAACGCCTCCTTTCTGGCAATGAACAGGGCCATTGAGGCCTTAAAAATCAAACCTGAATTTTTGTTAATCGACGGCAACAGGTTCAATCCAATACATGACATACCCTATGAATGTATCATTAAGGGGGATGGAAAATATGCCAGCATAGCTGCTGCTTCCATTCTGGCAAAAACTTATAGAGATGACTTAATGGCCAATCTTGCAGTAGACTTCCCCGGATATGGCTGGGAGAAGAATGTTGGCTATCCCACCAAGTCCCATAGATTGGGGATTAAAGAATTTGGACCTACTCCTCACCATAGGCAATCATTCAAATTGCTACCCGAGTAA
- a CDS encoding T9SS type A sorting domain-containing protein, translated as MRKSFYFFTAIFLFSTLHAFGQCRIINNSDPYELLLSEGLSPTFEFNIPEGVTVTSIKVSIENYSHSPEYSRSGIRSYKDISSSSFKEDVIIEVLKTPITGPSIQDIQIESGLYDECGIIGDFVKFDWKVSIEATGTDGPLINFSDPLSDYLSKPDHLGSVYNGTNYVQGNIDLIRSTRGEEIVAYPDMDGDGYGDASAEPVLICDEFCFDYATNNLDCDDFRENVNPDQSEIPYNGIDDDCDPNTLDDDLDKDGFNAEEDCDDYNPNINPDQIEIPYNGIDDDCNPNTLDDDLDKDGFNAEKDCDDNNPNINPDQTEIPYNGIEDDCDPNTLDDDLDEDGFIAANDCDDTNPNINPDQTEIPYNGIDDDCNPNTLDDDLDKDGFIAANDCDDYNPNINPDQTEIPYNGIDDDCNPNTLDDDLDGDGFIAANDCDDTNSNINPDQTEIPYNGIDDDCDPNTLDDDLDEDGFIAIEDCDDSNPNINPDQTEIPYNGIDDDCNPNTLDDDLDGDGFISANDCDDTNSNINPDQTEIPYNGIDDDCDPNTLDDDLDEDGFIAIEDCDDSNPNINPDQTEIPYNGIDDDCNPNTLDDDLDEDGFIAANDCDDTNPNINPNQTEIPYNGIDDDCDPNTLDDDLDKDGFNAAEDCDDTNANVNPDQTEIPYNGIDDDCDPNTLDDDLDEDGFIATNDCDDSNPNINPDQTEIPYNGIDDDCNPETLDDDLDEDGFLKENDCDDENPGINPDQIDIPNNNIDENCDGSDLIVTSLEDSTHPIKVFPNPTARFIEIGGENGGTYLIQLFDTSGKLILSTANSNRIDLIGLANGSYIIKVHKAFGKPLVKKIIVEK; from the coding sequence ATGCGCAAATCCTTTTATTTTTTCACTGCAATTTTCCTCTTTTCCACTTTGCATGCTTTTGGTCAATGTAGAATCATCAATAATTCAGACCCCTACGAACTTTTACTAAGTGAAGGCCTTAGCCCCACATTTGAGTTTAATATCCCTGAAGGCGTCACTGTGACCTCCATTAAGGTGTCTATAGAAAATTACAGCCATAGTCCAGAGTATTCTCGATCTGGAATCAGGTCATATAAAGACATAAGTTCCAGCTCCTTCAAAGAGGATGTTATCATTGAGGTTTTAAAAACACCAATAACAGGGCCGTCTATTCAGGACATACAAATAGAAAGCGGTTTATACGATGAATGTGGAATTATTGGGGACTTTGTGAAATTTGACTGGAAGGTAAGCATAGAAGCTACCGGAACCGATGGGCCCTTAATAAATTTTTCCGATCCTTTATCAGATTACTTATCAAAGCCTGATCACTTGGGAAGTGTGTACAATGGTACAAACTATGTTCAAGGAAACATAGATCTAATAAGATCAACCCGGGGTGAAGAAATTGTGGCTTATCCTGACATGGATGGGGATGGCTATGGGGATGCCAGTGCTGAACCTGTTTTAATTTGTGATGAATTCTGCTTCGATTATGCAACCAATAACCTTGATTGTGATGATTTCAGGGAAAATGTAAACCCAGATCAATCGGAAATCCCTTACAATGGCATAGATGACGATTGTGATCCAAATACACTAGACGATGACCTGGATAAAGATGGCTTTAATGCGGAAGAAGATTGTGACGATTACAATCCAAACATAAACCCAGACCAGATTGAAATACCGTACAATGGGATAGATGATGACTGTAATCCAAATACACTAGACGATGACCTGGATAAAGATGGCTTTAATGCGGAAAAAGATTGTGACGATAACAATCCCAACATAAACCCAGACCAAACGGAAATCCCCTACAATGGAATAGAGGATGACTGTGATCCAAATACTTTAGATGATGATTTGGATGAAGATGGTTTTATTGCAGCAAATGATTGTGACGATACCAATCCGAACATAAATCCAGATCAAACGGAAATCCCTTACAATGGAATAGATGATGATTGCAACCCAAATACTTTAGATGATGATTTGGATAAAGATGGTTTTATTGCAGCAAATGATTGTGACGATTACAATCCAAACATAAACCCAGACCAAACGGAAATCCCTTACAATGGAATAGATGATGATTGCAACCCAAATACTTTAGATGATGATTTGGATGGGGATGGCTTTATTGCAGCAAATGATTGTGACGATACCAACTCAAACATAAACCCAGATCAAACGGAAATCCCATACAATGGAATAGACGATGACTGTGATCCGAATACTTTAGATGATGACCTGGATGAAGATGGTTTTATTGCGATAGAAGATTGTGACGATAGCAATCCAAACATAAACCCAGACCAAACGGAAATCCCTTACAATGGAATAGATGATGATTGCAACCCAAATACTTTAGATGATGATTTGGATGGGGATGGCTTTATTTCAGCAAATGATTGTGACGATACCAACTCAAACATAAACCCAGATCAAACGGAAATCCCATACAATGGAATAGACGATGACTGTGATCCGAATACTTTAGATGATGACCTGGATGAAGATGGTTTTATTGCGATAGAAGATTGTGACGATAGCAATCCAAACATAAACCCAGACCAAACGGAAATCCCTTACAATGGAATAGATGATGATTGCAACCCAAATACTTTAGATGATGATTTGGATGAAGATGGTTTTATTGCAGCAAATGATTGTGACGATACCAATCCGAACATAAACCCCAACCAGACTGAAATTCCTTACAACGGAATAGATGATGACTGTGATCCAAATACTTTAGATGATGACCTGGATAAAGATGGCTTTAATGCTGCCGAAGATTGTGATGATACAAATGCCAATGTAAATCCTGATCAAACTGAAATCCCGTACAATGGGATAGACGACGATTGCGATCCAAATACTTTAGACGACGACCTAGATGAAGATGGCTTTATCGCAACAAATGATTGTGATGACTCCAATCCAAACATAAACCCAGACCAGACTGAAATTCCGTACAATGGGATAGATGATGACTGTAATCCAGAAACCCTAGACGATGATCTGGATGAAGATGGTTTTCTTAAAGAGAATGATTGTGATGATGAAAACCCTGGTATCAACCCTGACCAAATAGACATTCCAAACAATAACATAGATGAAAATTGTGATGGTTCAGACTTGATTGTAACCTCTCTTGAAGATTCGACTCATCCCATCAAAGTATTCCCAAATCCTACCGCTAGATTCATAGAAATTGGCGGGGAAAATGGTGGTACTTATTTAATACAACTGTTTGACACCTCCGGAAAGCTTATTCTATCCACTGCCAATTCCAATAGAATAGACTTGATCGGGCTTGCAAATGGCAGCTATATAATTAAGGTTCACAAAGCATTTGGTAAACCCCTTGTCAAGAAGATTATAGTGGAAAAATAA
- a CDS encoding dienelactone hydrolase family protein: protein MINLSLLLFYSVFSLVDSLPQVLPGTREGIAPVSQEAFSRELLDGAHRFVDLKIEEANTERMRDWTIGFSSKEQKEHFLSEKRDKLRSILGIATQPVKVNKIELIANVSDPVEVAETNKYTIYQIKWPVLEGVFGEGLLLKPKVNPKGHFIVLPDADQIPEQLAGLAPDIAEGSQMARHLAENGFEVIVPTLINREVLEKDQSAREWIYRQAFQMGKHLIGFEVQQVLAISQYWQEHGADKIGLAGFGEGGLIALVAAALDTNIDASLVSGYFGQQQEKWDEPIYRNIWDFSTHFGDAELAAMVAPRGLVIEHSQLPEEVILPTQKPKEYDPFSYSGYKGALTQTDFKTLQEAFNRISLIEKNARYNRVLVTGQNSTSIAFGSMNGLNALVDLMEIEGNLDLSSDKPFDQRKDFNPKERQLRIRNGMETYVQQLIHLSPATRNEFYLHQVMPNWANKEWSTKSYHPYEKPDQFKKESQKYREYFKDEVIGSFSDDLLPGNPSSIQVYENEKWKGYSIALDVFPEFGGGGILLLPKDISKGEQRPVVVVQHGRNGVPEIVIEGHTSYNNMAARLAEEGFVVFVPYGLFSGEDRYRWLDRKANTIGKSLFSFVLAQHEQYLAFLGDLPFVDKSRIAFYGKSYGGETAMRIPSILEGYALSVCSADFGDWTRKVADTSFYNSFMHTIEWEMPYFNMGNTFSYAEMAYLIFPRPFMVERGRHDLVQPDEWVAYEYEKVRSLYTQFGKGDNTNIEYFNGGHASRNKGVFDFLHQHLNWP from the coding sequence ATGATAAATTTATCACTACTACTTTTCTATAGTGTTTTTTCTCTGGTCGACAGCCTTCCTCAAGTGTTACCAGGCACGCGAGAGGGAATTGCCCCTGTTTCCCAAGAAGCTTTTTCCAGAGAATTATTGGATGGCGCGCACCGTTTTGTGGATTTGAAAATTGAAGAGGCCAATACAGAAAGAATGCGGGACTGGACAATTGGATTCTCCTCAAAGGAACAAAAAGAGCACTTTCTATCAGAAAAGCGGGATAAATTAAGGTCTATTTTAGGGATAGCAACCCAACCGGTAAAAGTTAATAAAATTGAATTAATAGCCAATGTTTCGGATCCCGTTGAAGTAGCAGAAACAAATAAATACACCATCTACCAGATCAAGTGGCCTGTTCTCGAAGGAGTGTTTGGAGAGGGGCTTTTACTTAAGCCTAAGGTCAATCCAAAAGGGCATTTCATTGTCTTGCCTGATGCAGATCAAATTCCCGAACAACTGGCAGGGCTGGCTCCGGACATAGCAGAAGGATCTCAAATGGCCAGGCATTTGGCTGAAAATGGCTTTGAAGTCATCGTTCCTACTTTGATCAATAGAGAAGTGCTAGAAAAAGACCAATCGGCTAGGGAATGGATCTATAGACAGGCCTTTCAAATGGGTAAACACCTGATTGGGTTTGAGGTGCAGCAAGTGTTGGCGATCAGTCAATATTGGCAAGAGCATGGGGCTGATAAAATTGGTTTGGCAGGTTTTGGCGAAGGAGGATTAATAGCCTTGGTGGCTGCGGCTTTGGATACAAACATTGACGCAAGTCTTGTCTCTGGTTATTTTGGTCAACAACAGGAGAAATGGGATGAGCCTATTTATAGAAATATCTGGGATTTTTCTACTCATTTTGGTGATGCTGAATTGGCCGCTATGGTGGCGCCAAGAGGCCTGGTGATTGAGCATAGCCAATTGCCGGAAGAAGTCATCCTTCCTACCCAGAAACCTAAGGAGTATGATCCCTTTAGTTATTCAGGATACAAAGGGGCCCTTACACAGACAGATTTTAAGACATTACAGGAAGCGTTTAATCGAATATCCCTTATTGAGAAAAATGCCAGGTATAATAGGGTATTGGTGACAGGACAAAACAGTACTTCCATAGCTTTCGGATCAATGAATGGGCTTAATGCTTTGGTAGATTTGATGGAAATAGAAGGAAACCTTGACCTTTCCAGTGATAAGCCATTTGATCAAAGAAAAGACTTTAACCCCAAGGAGAGACAGCTTAGGATAAGAAATGGGATGGAAACTTACGTTCAACAGCTGATTCACTTATCGCCAGCTACCAGAAATGAGTTTTACCTGCATCAAGTGATGCCCAACTGGGCAAATAAAGAGTGGAGTACCAAAAGCTATCACCCTTATGAAAAACCGGATCAATTTAAAAAAGAGAGCCAGAAGTACAGAGAATATTTTAAAGATGAAGTGATCGGAAGTTTTTCCGATGATTTATTGCCGGGAAATCCAAGCAGTATTCAGGTATATGAAAATGAAAAGTGGAAAGGATATTCCATTGCCTTGGATGTTTTTCCAGAATTTGGAGGTGGAGGGATACTCTTGCTACCCAAGGACATTAGCAAAGGTGAGCAGCGTCCGGTTGTAGTGGTCCAACATGGGAGAAATGGTGTGCCTGAGATCGTAATTGAAGGGCATACGAGTTATAATAATATGGCGGCAAGGCTGGCCGAAGAAGGCTTTGTTGTGTTTGTACCCTATGGTTTGTTTTCAGGTGAAGACAGATATCGCTGGCTGGATAGAAAAGCCAATACTATAGGGAAAAGTCTGTTTTCATTTGTTTTGGCCCAACATGAGCAATACTTGGCTTTTTTGGGGGACTTACCCTTTGTGGACAAAAGCCGTATCGCATTCTATGGGAAAAGTTACGGTGGAGAAACTGCCATGAGAATCCCCTCTATACTGGAAGGTTATGCCCTCTCCGTGTGTTCAGCAGATTTTGGAGATTGGACGAGGAAGGTTGCCGACACCTCTTTTTATAACAGTTTTATGCATACCATAGAATGGGAAATGCCTTATTTCAACATGGGGAATACCTTTAGTTATGCGGAAATGGCTTATTTGATATTCCCCAGACCTTTTATGGTTGAAAGAGGCAGGCATGACCTGGTTCAGCCGGATGAATGGGTGGCCTATGAATACGAAAAAGTCAGGTCTCTATACACGCAGTTTGGCAAAGGGGACAATACCAACATCGAATATTTCAATGGGGGCCATGCTTCGCGAAACAAGGGCGTATTTGATTTTCTTCACCAGCACTTGAATTGGCCTTAA
- a CDS encoding glycosyltransferase family protein, with translation MKFLFIVQGEGRGHMTQAQVLRDVLEKQGHSIVAVILGSSNRRKAPSYFLEDFQCPIYRYPSPNFITDKANKSIKLGATIIENLKKSPRFIRSLKQMDEQIRFYQPDGIVNFYDILGGIYNFIYKPKAKFIAIGHQYLIYHPDFTFAKRGNVNRFLFKLNTKITCHHADIKIALSLWQSSKNSPDTKLKVWPPLVKKVIKNAQVSKGDFYLAYVVNPGYAQELIQSAKENPQSKIEAFWDNTGVRDGFKALPNLTFHQIDEKLFIEKMAACKGFLTTAGFESIGEAMFLGKPSLMVPVKGQYEQQCNALDAEKAGAGKANKTFDLGVLDKYMESAQQNQKGENFKAWQSSLEALALDMLNEIFYNKKEKVY, from the coding sequence ATGAAATTTTTATTTATCGTTCAGGGAGAGGGTCGGGGACACATGACACAGGCCCAGGTGCTAAGGGATGTGCTGGAAAAGCAAGGTCATAGCATAGTGGCCGTTATCTTGGGTAGCAGTAACAGACGGAAAGCACCCTCCTATTTTTTAGAGGATTTCCAATGCCCCATCTATCGATATCCAAGCCCTAACTTTATTACAGACAAGGCCAACAAATCAATTAAGCTAGGCGCTACAATTATAGAAAATTTAAAGAAGTCTCCCCGTTTCATAAGGAGTTTGAAGCAGATGGATGAGCAAATCAGGTTCTACCAACCTGATGGCATCGTTAACTTCTATGATATCCTGGGAGGTATCTACAATTTTATATACAAACCAAAAGCCAAATTTATTGCCATAGGCCACCAATACCTAATATATCACCCAGATTTCACCTTTGCTAAGAGGGGAAATGTCAATAGGTTTTTGTTTAAGCTAAATACAAAAATAACCTGCCATCATGCTGATATAAAAATAGCCTTATCCCTATGGCAATCTTCCAAAAACAGCCCAGACACCAAATTAAAGGTATGGCCTCCACTTGTTAAAAAGGTCATAAAGAACGCTCAAGTAAGTAAAGGAGATTTTTACTTGGCCTATGTGGTGAATCCTGGATATGCCCAGGAATTGATTCAATCTGCTAAAGAAAATCCACAGTCAAAGATAGAAGCGTTTTGGGACAATACAGGTGTTAGAGATGGCTTTAAGGCATTACCCAACCTGACCTTCCATCAAATCGATGAAAAGCTATTTATTGAAAAAATGGCGGCCTGTAAAGGCTTTCTTACTACTGCCGGTTTTGAGTCCATAGGAGAAGCAATGTTCTTGGGGAAACCCAGCCTTATGGTGCCTGTTAAAGGACAATACGAACAACAATGCAACGCACTGGATGCTGAGAAGGCTGGTGCAGGAAAAGCCAACAAGACTTTTGACCTAGGGGTATTGGATAAATACATGGAAAGCGCACAGCAAAATCAAAAAGGCGAGAACTTTAAAGCATGGCAAAGTTCACTGGAAGCCCTTGCTTTAGACATGTTGAATGAAATATTCTATAATAAGAAAGAAAAAGTTTATTAA